In bacterium, the genomic stretch GCAAAGGCTTATATAGTTAAAATAATATCCATTTTTTAAGAACATTTAATTGCTTTGTAGCTCAATAAGCATCATGCTTATAACAATGACACTTTCTCTTCATTTTGCAGACTTAAATATTAATTCCCCTTCCCCATTTATGTTTTCAATTTTATCACCTATTATGCAATTTACATATTTCATGTAAATCTTTCATGATAGGCCCTAATCACTTCCTCATTATTTATTCTTCACCTTCATATTTTGAAGTTTACAGAACAAAAATCCCTTTGTCAATAACGTTTTTTTGGTTTTACTTACGTTTTTTTGCCATATTTCTATATTCACTGGGCGAAACCACCATAATCCGATGAAAGCACTCATTGAAACGACTTTGGTTCGAATAGCCCACCAATCTCGCAATCTCTTTTAAACTTAGCCCGGGATTCTTCATTAAATTAGCAGAATGTTTAATTTTCAAATGTGCAATTAACTGCTTCGGCCTAATTGGGCAGCATCTTTTAAAGTATTTTGATAAAGTCCATTCTGAAATCCCCATTAAATCAGAGACTTCTTTCACACTTGTCAATCGGAGGTACATTTTTTCAATAATCTTTACCACTTTCA encodes the following:
- a CDS encoding helix-turn-helix transcriptional regulator codes for the protein LVNDHNLNIAQLCGEGGIDFVVSVTDMQKLTEIIQIAVCMKNSRVSLAEIGIDLNQCSPQVLKVVKIIEKMYLRLTSVKEVSDLMGISEWTLSKYFKRCCPIRPKQLIAHLKIKHSANLMKNPGLSLKEIARLVGYSNQSRFNECFHRIMVVSPSEYRNMAKKRK